In Lujinxingia litoralis, a single window of DNA contains:
- a CDS encoding metal/formaldehyde-sensitive transcriptional repressor has translation MPYTEREKKRVLARVRRVKGQIAALENALEEGTECRAVLQQIAAIRGAVTGVMRQVMESHVRETFGSGADLPPEQRDEDVEELNELIRSYLK, from the coding sequence ATGCCCTATACCGAACGTGAAAAGAAACGAGTTCTGGCGCGCGTGCGGCGTGTTAAGGGCCAGATCGCGGCGCTGGAAAACGCCCTGGAAGAGGGTACGGAGTGCCGTGCGGTGCTCCAGCAGATCGCCGCGATTCGCGGCGCGGTCACCGGTGTAATGCGCCAGGTCATGGAGTCCCATGTGCGCGAGACCTTCGGCAGTGGCGCCGATCTCCCCCCCGAGCAACGCGATGAAGACGTCGAAGAGCTCAACGAGCTGATCCGCTCGTATCTGAAGTAG